The proteins below are encoded in one region of Coffea arabica cultivar ET-39 chromosome 4c, Coffea Arabica ET-39 HiFi, whole genome shotgun sequence:
- the LOC113738733 gene encoding protein FAR1-RELATED SEQUENCE 8 isoform X1 yields the protein MTDDHNFPPADEGLSPNPDIEITMEGSSEDGEQLHQDEGSEQEIDGEEVFGFESTDLGDDSNQVLAIEHVDIANTADQMLGINRDDLENDKQVLDFERNGHDHNSEQMLEIQCGNLDNGIDRDTVIDDQNLVSGAKDYLPPVVGMEFESYDDAYNYYNCYAKELGFAIRVKSSWTKRNSKEKRGAVLCCNCEGFKTMKEASSRRKETRTGCLAMIRLRLVESNRWRVDEVKIEHNHPFDPERVQNCKSHKKMDPGSKRKLEPSVDVEVRTIKLYRTPVIDTVGNRSSNERESGNQVDQSKHLKLHQGEAEYISNFFGRLQLTNPNFFYVMDLNDEGHLRNVLWIDSRSRAAYGYFGDVVAIDTTCLSKSYNIPLLLFVGVDHHLQSILLACGLLVDETMETYIWLLRAWLSCMSGRPPQTVLTDRCKALQSAISEVFPRTHHRLYLPLVMQSILDKLEVGASKVFQDVLNRTVYNSLKADEFEMAWEEMIQHFGLRDHKWLQTYYEERERWAPVYLKDTFFAGLVTFPPGDCMSPFFDGYVNSQTTLKEFFNIYELVLQKKHQKEALDDLESRKYTPVLRTRCNYEVQLSEVYTKEIFLKFQVELELMSDCFNVTQIHANGPIITYVIKERDAEGDMNNARNFEVMYDKVGLEVRCICSCFNFRGYLCRHALQILTYNGIEDIPSQYILSRWRKDFKRLYAPDIGSNVIDVTNPVQWFDHLYRRAMQVVEEGMTSQDHYTVAWQAFKESLNKVRLVADRHVQ from the exons ATGACGGACGACCACAATTTTCCTCCGGCCGACGAGGGCTTATCGCCGAACCCAGATATTGAAATCACC ATGGAAGGGAGTTCAGAGGATGGCGAACAACTGCACCAAGATGAAGGCAGCGAGCAAGAGATTGATGGGGAGGAAGTCTTCGGATTTGAAAGTACTGACCTTGGAGATGACAGTAACCAGGTTCTTGCAATTGAACATGTTGATATAGCTAACACTGCTGATCAGATGCTTGGAATTAACAGGGATGACCTTGAGAATGACAAGCAGGTGCTTGATTTTGAAAGGAATGGCCATGATCATAATAGTGAACAGATGCTTGAGATTCAATGTGGTAACCTTGACAACGGCATAGATAGAGATACAGTCATAGACGATCAGAATCTTGTCTCTGGGGCAAAGGACTATCTTCCACCTGTGGTTGGGATGGAATTTGAATCTTATGATGATGCCTATAATTATTATAACTGCTATGCCAAAGAGCTTGGATTTGCAATCAGGGTTAAATCTTCGTGGACAAAACGTAACAGCAAGGAGAAACGTGGCGCAGTGCTCTGTTGTAACTGTGAAGGTTTCAAAACAATGAAAGAAGCAAGCAGTAGAAGAAAGGAAACAAGAACCGGTTGCCTAGCAATGATAAGGTTGAGATTAGTGGAGTCCAACAGGTGGAGGGTGGATGAAGTGAAGATCGAACATAACCATCCATTTGACCCTGAAAGGGTTCAAAACTGTAAATCACACAAGAAGATGGACCCAGGGAGCAAGAGGAAGTTGGAACCATCTGTTGATGTGGAAGTACGGACAATCAAGTTGTATCGTACTCCTGTAATTGATACGGTGGGCAACAGAAGCTCAAATGAAAGAGAGAGTGGGAACCAAGTTGACCAGTCCAAGCATTTGAAACTTCATCAAGGCGAAGCAGAATATATATCTAACTTTTTTGGTCGGCTGCAGTTGACAAACCCCAATTTTTTCTATGTTATGGATCTAAATGATGAAGGGCATTTGAGGAATGTGCTTTGGATTGATTCCAGGTCCAGGGCTGCATATGGTTATTTTGGCGATGTGGTAGCAATCGACACAACTTGTTTGTCAAAAAGCTACAATATTCCTCTGTTGTTATTTGTTGGAGTAGATCACCATCTGCAGTCTATTTTGTTAGCTTGTGGCTTACTTGTAGATGAAACCATGGAGACTTACATTTGGTTGCTGAGAGCATGGCTTTCATGTATGTCGGGACGTCCTCCACAAACAGTTTTAACAGACCGCTGCAAGGCCTTGCAAAGTGCAATCTCTGAGGTTTTTCCCAGGACTCACCATCGTTTATATTTGCCCCTCGTCATGCAAAGCATTCTTGATAAATTAGAAGTGGGGGCATCGAAAGTCTTTCAAGATGTACTTAATAGAACAGTTTACAATTCACTGAAAGCTGATGAATTTGAAATGGCTTGGGAGGAAATGATCCAGCACTTTGGACTCAGAGATCATAAATGGCTTCAGACTTATTACGAAGAGCGAGAAAGATGGGCTCCAGTTTACTTGAAAGATACCTTTTTTGCGGGACTAGTTACTTTTCCTCCAGGAGATTGCATGAGCCCTTTCTTCGATGGGTATGTAAATAGCCAGACAACCTTGAAAGAATTTTTTAATATCTATGAATTAGTTTTACAAAAGAAGCATCAGAAGGAAGCTCTTGATGACTTGGAATCAAGAAAGTATACACCCGTGTTAAGAACAAGGTGCAATTATGAGGTGCAGCTGTCTGAAGTGTACACAAAAGAAATATTTTTGAAGTTTCAAGTTGAGTTGGAACTGATGTCCGACTGTTTTAACGTGACACAAATTCATGCTAATGGCCCCATCATCACATACGTGATAAAAGAACGGGATGCTGAAGGAGACATgaataatgcaagaaattttGAAGTGATGTATGATAAAGTAGGATTAGAAGTTCGCTGTATTTGCAGCTGCTTCAATTTTAGAGGTTACCTGTGCAGACATGCTTTACAGATTCTTACCTATAACGGTATAGAGGATATCCCAAGTCAATATATCCTATCACGGTGGAGGAAGGATTTTAAGCGCTTGTATGCACCTGATATCGGCTCAAACGTAATTGATGTTACCAATCCTGTGCAATGGTTTGATCACTTGTACAGACGTGCCATGCAAGTTGTCGAGGAAGGGATGACTTCTCAAGATCATTATACGGTTGCTTGGCAAGCATTTAAGGAGTCTTTGAATAAAGTTCGTCTTGTAGCAGACAGGCATGTACAATGA
- the LOC113738733 gene encoding protein FAR1-RELATED SEQUENCE 8 isoform X2, giving the protein MEGSSEDGEQLHQDEGSEQEIDGEEVFGFESTDLGDDSNQVLAIEHVDIANTADQMLGINRDDLENDKQVLDFERNGHDHNSEQMLEIQCGNLDNGIDRDTVIDDQNLVSGAKDYLPPVVGMEFESYDDAYNYYNCYAKELGFAIRVKSSWTKRNSKEKRGAVLCCNCEGFKTMKEASSRRKETRTGCLAMIRLRLVESNRWRVDEVKIEHNHPFDPERVQNCKSHKKMDPGSKRKLEPSVDVEVRTIKLYRTPVIDTVGNRSSNERESGNQVDQSKHLKLHQGEAEYISNFFGRLQLTNPNFFYVMDLNDEGHLRNVLWIDSRSRAAYGYFGDVVAIDTTCLSKSYNIPLLLFVGVDHHLQSILLACGLLVDETMETYIWLLRAWLSCMSGRPPQTVLTDRCKALQSAISEVFPRTHHRLYLPLVMQSILDKLEVGASKVFQDVLNRTVYNSLKADEFEMAWEEMIQHFGLRDHKWLQTYYEERERWAPVYLKDTFFAGLVTFPPGDCMSPFFDGYVNSQTTLKEFFNIYELVLQKKHQKEALDDLESRKYTPVLRTRCNYEVQLSEVYTKEIFLKFQVELELMSDCFNVTQIHANGPIITYVIKERDAEGDMNNARNFEVMYDKVGLEVRCICSCFNFRGYLCRHALQILTYNGIEDIPSQYILSRWRKDFKRLYAPDIGSNVIDVTNPVQWFDHLYRRAMQVVEEGMTSQDHYTVAWQAFKESLNKVRLVADRHVQ; this is encoded by the coding sequence ATGGAAGGGAGTTCAGAGGATGGCGAACAACTGCACCAAGATGAAGGCAGCGAGCAAGAGATTGATGGGGAGGAAGTCTTCGGATTTGAAAGTACTGACCTTGGAGATGACAGTAACCAGGTTCTTGCAATTGAACATGTTGATATAGCTAACACTGCTGATCAGATGCTTGGAATTAACAGGGATGACCTTGAGAATGACAAGCAGGTGCTTGATTTTGAAAGGAATGGCCATGATCATAATAGTGAACAGATGCTTGAGATTCAATGTGGTAACCTTGACAACGGCATAGATAGAGATACAGTCATAGACGATCAGAATCTTGTCTCTGGGGCAAAGGACTATCTTCCACCTGTGGTTGGGATGGAATTTGAATCTTATGATGATGCCTATAATTATTATAACTGCTATGCCAAAGAGCTTGGATTTGCAATCAGGGTTAAATCTTCGTGGACAAAACGTAACAGCAAGGAGAAACGTGGCGCAGTGCTCTGTTGTAACTGTGAAGGTTTCAAAACAATGAAAGAAGCAAGCAGTAGAAGAAAGGAAACAAGAACCGGTTGCCTAGCAATGATAAGGTTGAGATTAGTGGAGTCCAACAGGTGGAGGGTGGATGAAGTGAAGATCGAACATAACCATCCATTTGACCCTGAAAGGGTTCAAAACTGTAAATCACACAAGAAGATGGACCCAGGGAGCAAGAGGAAGTTGGAACCATCTGTTGATGTGGAAGTACGGACAATCAAGTTGTATCGTACTCCTGTAATTGATACGGTGGGCAACAGAAGCTCAAATGAAAGAGAGAGTGGGAACCAAGTTGACCAGTCCAAGCATTTGAAACTTCATCAAGGCGAAGCAGAATATATATCTAACTTTTTTGGTCGGCTGCAGTTGACAAACCCCAATTTTTTCTATGTTATGGATCTAAATGATGAAGGGCATTTGAGGAATGTGCTTTGGATTGATTCCAGGTCCAGGGCTGCATATGGTTATTTTGGCGATGTGGTAGCAATCGACACAACTTGTTTGTCAAAAAGCTACAATATTCCTCTGTTGTTATTTGTTGGAGTAGATCACCATCTGCAGTCTATTTTGTTAGCTTGTGGCTTACTTGTAGATGAAACCATGGAGACTTACATTTGGTTGCTGAGAGCATGGCTTTCATGTATGTCGGGACGTCCTCCACAAACAGTTTTAACAGACCGCTGCAAGGCCTTGCAAAGTGCAATCTCTGAGGTTTTTCCCAGGACTCACCATCGTTTATATTTGCCCCTCGTCATGCAAAGCATTCTTGATAAATTAGAAGTGGGGGCATCGAAAGTCTTTCAAGATGTACTTAATAGAACAGTTTACAATTCACTGAAAGCTGATGAATTTGAAATGGCTTGGGAGGAAATGATCCAGCACTTTGGACTCAGAGATCATAAATGGCTTCAGACTTATTACGAAGAGCGAGAAAGATGGGCTCCAGTTTACTTGAAAGATACCTTTTTTGCGGGACTAGTTACTTTTCCTCCAGGAGATTGCATGAGCCCTTTCTTCGATGGGTATGTAAATAGCCAGACAACCTTGAAAGAATTTTTTAATATCTATGAATTAGTTTTACAAAAGAAGCATCAGAAGGAAGCTCTTGATGACTTGGAATCAAGAAAGTATACACCCGTGTTAAGAACAAGGTGCAATTATGAGGTGCAGCTGTCTGAAGTGTACACAAAAGAAATATTTTTGAAGTTTCAAGTTGAGTTGGAACTGATGTCCGACTGTTTTAACGTGACACAAATTCATGCTAATGGCCCCATCATCACATACGTGATAAAAGAACGGGATGCTGAAGGAGACATgaataatgcaagaaattttGAAGTGATGTATGATAAAGTAGGATTAGAAGTTCGCTGTATTTGCAGCTGCTTCAATTTTAGAGGTTACCTGTGCAGACATGCTTTACAGATTCTTACCTATAACGGTATAGAGGATATCCCAAGTCAATATATCCTATCACGGTGGAGGAAGGATTTTAAGCGCTTGTATGCACCTGATATCGGCTCAAACGTAATTGATGTTACCAATCCTGTGCAATGGTTTGATCACTTGTACAGACGTGCCATGCAAGTTGTCGAGGAAGGGATGACTTCTCAAGATCATTATACGGTTGCTTGGCAAGCATTTAAGGAGTCTTTGAATAAAGTTCGTCTTGTAGCAGACAGGCATGTACAATGA